The stretch of DNA TGTGTTTCGTGGAAGGAGGAAGCTGAGGCGCCCAGCGGCGACTCCTCGTGAGCCGCGAGCTCAAACAAATGGGCCAAATGTAACGGACGCGCCGGTCGCCGGCGCCTGCTGGAGGTCTGTGATGCCGCGTGTTCCCATTGCACTGGAAGGTCGCTATAAAACCCACCCGCTTGTGCCGCCAAGGTTTCGCCGCCCGCGTCGCACCAAcagagcgccgccgcaggcAAGGAAGAAAGAGCCCCCGGAGCACCTGCCGTGTGCTGCGAAGAAGATCGAGTCGACGACGATGGGGGCCAGCGCGAGCGTCGCGTCGTCACTGGCGCCTACGGccgtggcggccgccgccatcgtctgcccaccggccggcctggccgccGGAGCGATCTTCGGCGTGGGGGTGGCGGTCGGGGCGGCGTGGGGCGGGGCCAGTAaaccacccgccgccgctgctcctgctCTCGACGACGCCCTCGACGCGGTCgtcagcgcggcggaggcggtggcggagtACCTGCGCGCGGTGATGGACGCCGCGTgctcgggcgccgccgcctgggccctgGAGAAGCTCGAGGAAGCCGCGGCGTTCGTCGTCGACAGGGTCGTcaggctcctcctccgcctgcgcggcggcaaggaagccgccgcggcgaggcgcgagatgcgccgcgccgccgcccgacgcgCGGGCCACGACGTGTtcgccgaggccgcggcgcgcgTCGCCAGGTCCGGGCGCTGCATCATGGGGCCGGCGGCAGCTTTGTCGAcggacgtcgtcgtcgtccccgctgctgccgccgcgcacGGAGCGCTGGCGGCCCTGCCGAGGAGATCGGTCTCCGAGTCCGACACCGACGACGTCGCGAGGCGCGCGGCCAGAAGCGCCGCGGGGATGATGGGTCTCATCCTTGAGTCCTTCGTCGCGGAGGCCTATCTGGGCGACAGCATTACTGCGGCGGCCAGGTCCTCCATCGCCGTCATAGCCGCCGCGGTGGCCGTCTGCCTCGACGTTGTCGCTTCCACCGACGCAAGGGCCTAGGCTTAATTACCTGCACCGCTGCACTGCGCTGCAGGCCACTCCGTTGTTTTAATTTGCAGGTTTTCATTTACGTACTGCACAGTGAGGGTGTGTTTCAGTGATGCTTTGCGACAGTGTGAGTAACTTATTTGCATTGCGCCCTTGCCTCTAAAAAGTTGGATTTATTTTTTGTCTGCTCTTGTTCCTCCCTGCTGTGATTGCCTTGCCTGTTATGGTTTTTGCGATTCAGAAACAGAGCGCACGTAAAACATCCATACATTAGAAGCTTCCAACGCAAAACACCCAAATATGACATATCAAGCGACAGAGAAGATGCCAAAACGCTTTATTTTAGAAACAAAGGTTTGCAGTTGCACTATATTGTCATTTAAAAAGAGaagtattttcaaaaaaaaataaaaagagaagAAATAAAGGGTTCTTACGGCTTGTACTGTCCTCTGCCTGCTACCCGTGAGCACCTACCCACGTGACAGCCCAGGCATTGTTTTCTCtttttgtttctgttttttcCTT from Panicum virgatum strain AP13 chromosome 9K, P.virgatum_v5, whole genome shotgun sequence encodes:
- the LOC120652060 gene encoding uncharacterized protein LOC120652060, which produces MPRVPIALEGRYKTHPLVPPRFRRPRRTNRAPPQARKKEPPEHLPCAAKKIESTTMGASASVASSLAPTAVAAAAIVCPPAGLAAGAIFGVGVAVGAAWGGASKPPAAAAPALDDALDAVVSAAEAVAEYLRAVMDAACSGAAAWALEKLEEAAAFVVDRVVRLLLRLRGGKEAAAARREMRRAAARRAGHDVFAEAAARVARSGRCIMGPAAALSTDVVVVPAAAAAHGALAALPRRSVSESDTDDVARRAARSAAGMMGLILESFVAEAYLGDSITAAARSSIAVIAAAVAVCLDVVASTDARA